One Fuerstiella marisgermanici DNA window includes the following coding sequences:
- the hypD gene encoding hydrogenase formation protein HypD — translation MKYVDEFRDPQRAKSLIAEIRATATKKWVLMDVCGGQTHSLLRHGIEQELSEHIELIHGPGCPVCVTPAEAIDFAIRLSHRPDTILTSFGDMLRVPGTSDSLLNARTQGGSVKTVYSPIDAVQLAKQQPNQQIVFFAVGFETTVPATALAVLQAAELNLANFSLLVSHVRVQPAMEAILRSPDNRVEAFLGAGHVCTVAGFDSYSDLTSEFQIPIAITGFEPTDLLEGILNCVVQLEAGTFDVHNAYARTAAQQGNLQALEIMDRVYEVTDRPWRGLGTINDGGYVLRNEWCHVDAEEKFADAAIVSTPLPILQDGGDCRAADVLSGRLRPHECSEFGTRCRPDSPLGAPMVSSEGACAAYFRFSPPPRVKTVTSSVETGTL, via the coding sequence ATGAAGTACGTCGACGAATTTCGCGACCCGCAGCGTGCGAAGTCTCTCATTGCAGAAATCCGCGCCACGGCAACGAAAAAATGGGTGTTGATGGACGTTTGTGGTGGGCAAACGCATTCTCTGTTGCGCCACGGCATCGAACAGGAACTCAGCGAACACATTGAACTGATTCACGGTCCCGGATGCCCAGTGTGCGTTACGCCGGCTGAAGCCATCGACTTCGCCATTCGATTGTCTCATCGCCCTGACACCATCCTCACAAGTTTCGGAGATATGCTGCGCGTTCCCGGAACCAGCGACTCACTGCTGAATGCCAGAACTCAGGGCGGAAGCGTCAAGACGGTTTATTCGCCGATCGATGCCGTGCAGCTCGCAAAACAGCAACCAAATCAACAGATCGTGTTTTTTGCTGTGGGCTTTGAAACGACCGTGCCCGCAACGGCTCTTGCAGTTTTACAGGCAGCGGAACTGAATCTAGCGAACTTCAGTTTGTTGGTGAGTCATGTGCGAGTCCAGCCTGCGATGGAGGCCATTTTGCGGTCGCCCGATAACCGGGTTGAAGCGTTTCTTGGGGCCGGCCACGTCTGTACGGTCGCGGGATTCGATTCGTACAGCGACCTGACCAGTGAATTTCAAATCCCGATTGCCATCACTGGTTTTGAACCGACCGATCTGCTGGAAGGCATTCTTAATTGCGTTGTGCAATTGGAAGCCGGAACCTTTGATGTCCACAACGCGTACGCCCGTACCGCAGCTCAGCAGGGTAACCTGCAGGCGCTGGAAATCATGGATCGCGTTTACGAAGTTACGGACCGCCCGTGGCGTGGTCTGGGCACGATAAACGACGGCGGCTACGTCCTGCGCAACGAATGGTGCCATGTTGACGCCGAGGAAAAGTTCGCCGACGCGGCCATCGTGTCGACGCCTCTACCGATCTTGCAGGACGGTGGCGACTGCCGCGCTGCCGATGTCTTGTCCGGGCGTTTGCGACCTCATGAATGCTCGGAGTTCGGAACACGATGCCGTCCCGATTCACCGCTGGGTGCGCCCATGGTGTCTTCAGAAGGCGCGTGTGCAGCGTACTTCCGATTCAGTCCGCCGCCACGCGTGAAGACTGTCACGTCTTCTGTTGAAACCGGTACACTGTAG
- a CDS encoding HypC/HybG/HupF family hydrogenase formation chaperone — translation MCLGVPGRIIKWTNTDPTFASAQIEFSGVARECSMACVPDAKVGDYVVVHAGIAISRIDETAARQTIEDLKNLGVAEQTEDTP, via the coding sequence ATGTGCCTTGGAGTTCCCGGTCGGATCATCAAATGGACGAACACCGACCCCACGTTCGCGAGCGCTCAGATCGAATTCTCGGGTGTGGCACGCGAATGCAGCATGGCGTGCGTACCCGACGCGAAAGTTGGCGACTATGTCGTCGTTCACGCTGGAATCGCGATCAGCCGCATCGATGAAACGGCCGCTCGTCAAACAATTGAAGACCTCAAGAATCTCGGCGTAGCAGAACAAACAGAAGACACACCATAA